The region GCAGGCGAGCGACTACGCGATCTCCACCGACGACTGCGCCGGCAGGACGCTGGCGCCGAACGCGACCTGCCCGGTTCAGGTCGGCTTCGTGCCCGCGGTCTCGGGCACGCGGCAGGCGACGCTCGGGATCGGCACGAGCGCGGGGACCCTCACCGCGGCACTGCAAGGCTGGACCTACGGCGGGACCACCCGCCTGCACATCACCGGCGACCCGGACGACTGGATCACCCAGGGCGGGACCTATGACCTGACGCCGGCCAACGCCAGGTTCGCCGTCATGGACAACGACGCCCGTGGCCTTCGGATCGGCGTCGGCACCCCCGCCGGCGACTGGACCGTCACGGTCGGGGCGGCGAGGAACGCGACCCTCGTCGCGCCGATGACCTACGACGCGACCACGGACGACACGGGGCCGGTGCTCGACGTCACCGCTCCCGGACGGGGCTGCGGAGCGGGCGGCGAGGGCACGTTCACGATGGACGAGCTGCGCTACCGGCCCGCGCAGCCACTGGCCGCCGGGGTGGGGCTGTCGTTCACCCAGAACTGCCAAGGGGAAGCGGCCGCGGCGCACGGGACCCTCGAGTTCCGCGCCGGGGACACGACGACGCCCGCGCCATGGATGGCGGCGGCCGCGGTTCCGGGCGCGGTCGGGGGTGGGAGCGACGCGGACGGGAGCGGCGGCGGGGCGCCGGCCGGTGGCGCGGCGCTCTCCGGTGCCGGGGCACCCGCGGCGCCCGTGGTGCCCGTGAGGGCGAGGAAGGCCGCGCCGCTGCTCAAGTTCCTGGGGTTGGTCGGCAAGGGCGCGCGGACGCTGCGCTTCAGCTCCCGCCTCCCGCGCGCCGGGACGCTGACCGCGCGCGTGACCGTGAAGCTGCACGGCAGGACGCTGCGGCTCGGCGACGGGCGCGTGACGACGACGCGTGCCGCGACCAAGACCATGAACATCGGCCTGCGCAAGGCCGTGTTGAAGGCCCTGGCCCACGTGCACAGCGCGCCGCTGACCGCGACCGTGACCTGGCGCCCCAAGGGGGCCAAGGCCATCAGGTCGCAGGCGACCGGCGTGCTGCGGCTGCGCCGCTAGCGCCGCTAGGGCAGGCGGCCGACGCGCGGGATCGAGAGCATCCCGGCGCCGAGCAGGAGGATCAGGGCCGCTGCGGCGAAGGCCGAGGTGACCTCGCGCTGCTCGTGCTTGGTCGCCAGGCGCGAGCCGAGCGTGGAGTAGATCGAGCGCAGCTGGCCCGCGTCGCCGGACGTGAACGCGCGGCCGCCGGAGACGTCGGCGATCTGCCTCAGCGTCTCGGGATCGGGCGGGACCGCGATCGGTGGCGACAGCGGCGAGACCGGGTTCGGGATCGTCGCGTCGGCGGTCCCGAGCGCGACCGTGTAGATCGGGATCCGCAGCTTCTTGGCGATCTGCGCGACGCCGACCGGGTCGCGGCCGGTCGTCGTCTTGCCGTCGGACAGCAGCACGATCGCCGAGGCCGGCTTGGCGCTCCTGCCGTTGGGCGCGAGCGTGTCGAGCGCGACCTGCAGCGCCTCGCCGGTCGCCGTCGCGCCGACGGCGTCCTGGGCCTCGATCGTCTGGCGCACGCGCGTGCGGTCGGTCGTCGGCGCCAGCGTGCCGTCCGGGCCGTCGGAGTAGGCAACCACACCAACTCGGGTCGCCTTGGGCAGCTTGTCCAGGAACGTCTCGGCCGCGGCCTCGGCGGCGCTCAGCCGGTCCGGCTCGACGTCGGTGGCGCTCATCGAGCCCGAGTGGTCGGTGACCAGGACGATCGACGCGCCCTCGACCGGCACGGCGACCGTGCGCTGCGGCCTGGCGAGCGCGAACGCCAGCGCGGCGATCGCGGCCAGCGCCAGCGCGGTCGGGACGTGGCGGCGCCACGGCGCCGCCGCGCCCGCGGCGAGCGCCAGCGACGCGGCCGCCGGGAAGCGCACCGCGTAGGCGGTCCGGCGCCGGCGCGCGCCGTAGAGCAACAACAACGCCAGCGGGATCGCCAGCAGCGCGAGCAGCCAGAGGGGCGTGGCGAACGACAGCGCGAGTGGCGTGGCGGTGGTCATCGCAGGCGCCGCCCCAGCTGCAGCAGCCAGTCCTCGTCGGTGCTCAGCGCCGCGTGGTCGACCCTCAGGCGCCGCAGCTCGCTCGCGAGCGTCTCGCGCCGCTCGGCCTCGATCGCCGCGAACTTCTCCCGCACGCGCGGGCGCGACGTGTCGACCTCGACGCGCCGCCCCGTCTCCGGGTCGACGACCGCGATCCGGCCGACCGGCGGGATCGACGCCTCGCGCGGGTCGTGGACCTCGACGGCCAGGACCGCGTGGCGGGAGCGCAGCACGCCGAGCGGCCGCGCCCAGTCGCGCTGGTCGCGGAAGTCTGAGACGACGACGACAAGCCCCGGCAGCCGCGCCACCCTGCCGACGCGCCCCAGCGCATCGGCCAGCGCGTGCGGATCGGCGACGCCGTCCCGCGCGACGCCCGCGTTGAGCGTCCGCCGCAGCGCGACCAGCCCGGCCTTCGACCCGCGCGGCGGCTGCACGCGCGTGTCGCCGTCGCCGAACGTCGCGATCCCGACGCGCCCCGCGTGGCGCAGCGCCAGCCGGCCGATCGCGAGCATCACGCCCTCCGCGACGTCGGCCTTCAGCCGCGCCGCGGTCCCGAACGCCATCGAGGAAGAGACGTCCAGCGCCAGCCACGTCGTCAGCGTCCGCTCAGGGACTTCAAGGCGTACATGTGGCTCGCCCGTCCGGGCGGTCGTCGCCGCGTCGATTCGACGCACGTCGTCGCCGAACGCGTACGGGCGGATCTGCGCGAGCTCGGTGCCCGCGCCGACGCCCGCGGCGCGACGGTCGCCCGGCAGCGCGCCCGCGACCCGCTGCGTCACCGCGATCGCCAGCGCGTCCAGCAGGGCGGGCGGCATCGCGCCCGGGCCCTGCTTGGCGGCGGGCTGCGCCAGCTGGGCGCGGCGGCGGTGCGGCTGCGGCGTGGTGTCGCTCGGCGACGCCATGAACTACGCCGCGGCGCCCCGCGAGCGGTGCAGGTAGCGGTCCTCGGGCTCGGGCACGGCCTCGAGCACGCGGTCCAGGATCTGGTCGGCGGTGATGCCCTCGCTCAGCGCGTCGTAGGACAGCACGAGGCGGTGGCGCAGGACGTCGGGCGCGAGGTCGCGCACGTCGCCGGCGTTGACGTAGCCGCGCCCGCGCAGCATCGCCAGCGCGCGCGCCGCGTGCACGAGGCCGATCGGCCCGCGCGGGGAGGCGCCGAACTCGACCATCCCGGCGAGGTCGCCCATGCCGTGCGCGCCCGGGTGGCGCGTCGCGTCGGCGAGCGCGACCGCGTAGGCGATGATGTCGCGGTCGACCATGACCTGCACGGCCGTCGCGGCGTAACGCTCCAGGTCGGGCAGCTCCAGGCGCTGGCGCACCTCGGCGGTGCCGGCCAGCGAGCGGCCGACGACCGCGGCCTCCTCGCCCGGCGTCGGGTAGTCCACCAACAACTTCATCAGGAAGCGGTCGACCTGCGCCTCGGGCAGCGGGTAGGTGCCCTCGGACTCGATCGGGTTCTGGGTCGCCAGGACCAGGAACGGGCGCGGGACCGGGAACGACTGGCCGCCGATCGTCACCTGGTGCTCCTGCATGACCTCCAACAACGCGCTCTGCACCTTGGCGGGCGCGCGGTTGATCTCGTCGGCGAGCAGGACGTTGCCGAAGACCGGGCCGAGCTCGGTGTCGAAGCGGCCGGTGTCCGGGCGCCAGATCCGCGTGCCGACGAGGTCGGCCGGGACCAGGTCCGGGGTGAACTGGACGCGGCGGAACGTGCCGCCGACGACGTCGGCCAGCGTCCGGACCGTCAGCGTCTTGGCGAGGCCCGGGACGCCCTCGAGCAGCACGTGGCCGCCCGCGAGCAGCGAGACGAGCAGGCGCTCGAGCATCGCGTCCTGGCCGACGATGACGCGCTTGATCTCGTGCAGCGCCTCGCCGAGCGCGCGGCGCGGGTCCTCGTCGGGGTCGATCGGTGACTGCTGGGTGGTGAGGTCGTCCATGGGTTCTCCTGGTGCTTCGAAGGCTTGTTAGATGAGTCGCCCGGTGAAGCGCAGCGACAGCGCCGCGCCGAGGCCGAGGAGCACGAGCCCGAGGCCCGCGAAGCCGGCCGTGATCTGGCGCGGCTCCTTCTTGGTCCCGAGCTGGGAGCCCAGGCGCTGGTAGACGTCGCTGAGGTCGCCCGCCGTCTCGGCGGAGTAGGCCTTGCCGCCGCTGGCCTGCGCGACGCGCTCCAGCGAGGCGGGATCCGGCGGGACCGGCTTGGTGACCGTCCCGGCCGCCGGGTGCCTGGGATCGCGCAGGACGGTGATCGTGCCGCCCGGCGTGCCGAGCGTCACGGTGTAGACGGGGATCCTGAGCCTGGCGGCCGCCTGGGCGGCGGCGACCGGGTCGACGCCCTTGACCGACACGCCGTCGGTCAGCAGGACGATCGCCGACGGCGGCTTCCTGCCGTCCTGCGCGGGGGCTTGTTGGAGGACTCGCGTGGCGGTGACGATCGCCTCGCCGGTCGCGGTGCCACCCGAGGAGCTCAGGCGCCCGAGGGCGGAGGCGAGCGCGTCGCGGTCGGTCGTGGGGTTGGCCAGCACCTGCGGGACCTGGTTGAAGGCCTCGATCCCGACGTTGACGCGCTTGGGCACCTTGTCGATGAACGCCTGGCCGGCGCGGCGCGCGGCGACCAGCCGGTTGGGCCTGACGTCGGTCGCCAGCATCGAGCCCGAGACGTCGGTCAGCAGCATGATCTGCGCGTGCTCGACCGGGACCGCGACCGTCTTCTGCGGCTGGGCGAGCGCGACGACGAGCGCGGTCACCGCCAGCAGGAACGCGAGCAGCGGGACGTGGCGGCGCCAGCGTGGGCGCTGCGGCGCGACCGAGGCGGCCATGCGCGGCGCGGCGAACGCGGCGGCGGCGCGGGCACGGTCCCGCTGGAGCGTCAGGTAGCCGACGACGAGGGCGGGGACGACCAGCAGCGCGAGGAGGAAGAAGGGCTGGCCGAAGCTCACGGGGTGTTGGTCGCGGGCGTGTTGGGGCGGTTCTTCAGCGTGACGCCGACGGACTCGTCGCGGCCGTTGCGGTTGACCTTCAAGGTGATGTGGTCGCCCGGCGCCTTGGAGTTGATGATCGTCGAGAGCTGGTCGGCGTCCTGGACCTTCTGGCCGTCGATCTCGGTCACGACGTCGCCGGACTGGATGCCGGCCGACTCGGCGGGGCCGCCGGTGGTGACGCCGGCGATCTGCGCGCCGGAGCTGGACGCCGACGTGGCGGTCTGGGTCTCGACGCCGAGCCACGCGTGCTCGACCGTGCGGCCGTCCTTGAGGCCGGGCAGGACCTGGCGGACGGTGTTGGACGGGACCGCGAAGCCGATGCCGACGTTGCCGTTGGAGATGCCATTGGTGGCGATCTGCGAGTTGATCCCGATGACCTTGCCGCCGTCGTCGAGGAGCGGGCCGCCGGAGTTGCCGGGGTTGATCGCGGCGTCGGTCTGGATCACGCCGTCGATCTGGTAGTTGTTGGGCGCGCGCAGGGTGCGGCCGAGGGAGGAGACGATGCCCTCGGTGACCGTGCGGTCCAGGCCGAAGGGGTTGCCGATCGCGATCGCGACGTCGCCGACGGACACGCCGGAGGAGTCGGCGAACTGCAGCGGCTTGGTCTTGGCCGGGATCGAGCTCGGCGCGATGTGGACGACCGCGAGGTCCGAGGACGGGTCGGTGCCCTTGACGGTGCCGGTGATCGTGCTGCCGTCGGTGCCGAACTTGACCTGGACGGTCCTGGCGGTCTCGACGACGTGGTCGTTCGTCACGAGGGTGCCCTCGTTGTCGACCAGGAAGCCGGTGCCGGAGCCCGAGGAGGTGCGGATCGAGACCACGGCGGGGGAGGCGGCCTGGTAGATGGCGCCGGCGCGGGTCTGGCCGCGGTTGGGGGTGAGCGGCCTGCTCGAGACGGCGGGGAGCGCGGCGGGGCGGGCGATCTTCCTGCTGTTGTCGCCGCCGTTGTCGAGCAGGGCGCCGGCCGCGAAGGCGGCGCCGCCGATGACGACGGCGGTGATCAGCGCGAGCGCGGCGACGCGGCCGCGGGACATGCCGGGTGCGGGCGTGTCCGGCTCGTCGCTGGGCGGGTAGTGGGTGCGGCCGACGGTGGTCGGGGCCTCTTGCGGGTCCGGCTGCTCGGGGTGGTCGAGGCGGGTCTGCTCGGCCTCGGCGCGGCGGCGCGCGTCCTCCTCGGACTCGTGCTCCCAGTTGCCGCTCCAGATGTGCTTGGGCGGTGTCATGCCTTGGACTCCCCGGACCGGCTGGCGTGCATGCGGACACTCTGCGGCATGGAGATGATCGGTTCCTGTTGGCGCGCTAAAGGCTGGGTAAGAGAGGATGCCGCCATGTCAGGCGACGTCGTGACGCTGCAGGCCGGCAACTGGACCGCTCGGTGGGTGCCTTCTGTGGGCATGGTGGGAGTGTCCCTGTTCGGCGCGGGGCGGGAACTTCTGGGCCAGATGGGCGGACTCGATGCCTATGCGTCGCGGGGGTCGACCTTCGGGATCCCGCTGTTGCATCCATGGGCGAACCGGCTGGCGGCGTTCTCGTATGCCGTCGGTGGGCAGGAGGTCGCGCTGGGTGCCGAGACGCCCGGTTTGCACACCGAGGAGCGCGGGCTGCCGATCCACGGGCTGCTGTCGGGGCGGAGGGGGTGGGAGGTCGTCGACGTGTCGGGGACATCGGTGCGTTCGCGCTTCTCCTTCGACACACCAGACCTCCTGGCGGCGTTCCCCTTCCCGCACGACCTGGAGATCGCGGCGGTCCTGTCCGCGGGCGCGCTGACGATCTCGACGACGCTGATCCCCACGTCCGACCAGGCGGTGCCGGTGGCGTTCGGCTGGCACCCGTACTTCACGCTGCCCGGGATCGACCGGGACCACCTCATCCTCCGGACGCCCTCGATGTCGCGGATGCTCCTCGACGACCACATGATCCCGACCGGCGAGACCGAGCCCTTCGGGCCCCGCCACGCCCCGATCGCCGACACCGACTGGGACGACGCCTTCACCAACCTCGGCGCCGACCCCCACTTCACGCTCGCCGGCGGAGGTCACGAGCTGACGGTCCGCTTCCTGGAGGGCTACACCCACCTCCAGCTCTACACCCCTCCCGGCCGTGCCGTCGTGGCGATCGAGCCGATGACCGCCCCCACCAACGCCCTCCGCTCCCACGACCACCTCCGCCTGACCACCGAGCCCTTCACGGCAACCTTCGCGATCGACCTGTCCGAAGCGGCCTGAGAGACGCGCGTCGATAGACGCGCCTCGTCGCCAGTGATCGCGCGACCGGTGCGGGGCGGTCGGTGGGGTGGTGGCCGCGGTGTCATGTCGGCGGTGCATTTGGGTTCGCCTGGAGCCCTTTTGCACCGTTGGCGGAGTGGGAGTGCGGGGAGCGCCTAGGCTCGGGGGATGGTGAATGAGTTGGGTGGGAAGGTCGTGGCGATCACGGGGGCGTCATCGGGGATTGGGGAGGCGACGGCGTTGAGGGTGGTTGCGGCGGGTGGGGTGGTTGCGCTCGCTGCTCGGCGGACGGAGCGGATTGAGGCGTTGGCGGAGAGGATCAACGGCGAGGGTGGGAGGGCGATTGCTGTCACCACCGATGTTGGGGATGAGGCGCAGGCGAGGGCGTTCGTCGAGGCCACGG is a window of Conexibacter woesei Iso977N DNA encoding:
- a CDS encoding VWA domain-containing protein, with product MTTATPLALSFATPLWLLALLAIPLALLLLYGARRRRTAYAVRFPAAASLALAAGAAAPWRRHVPTALALAAIAALAFALARPQRTVAVPVEGASIVLVTDHSGSMSATDVEPDRLSAAEAAAETFLDKLPKATRVGVVAYSDGPDGTLAPTTDRTRVRQTIEAQDAVGATATGEALQVALDTLAPNGRSAKPASAIVLLSDGKTTTGRDPVGVAQIAKKLRIPIYTVALGTADATIPNPVSPLSPPIAVPPDPETLRQIADVSGGRAFTSGDAGQLRSIYSTLGSRLATKHEQREVTSAFAAAALILLLGAGMLSIPRVGRLP
- a CDS encoding DUF58 domain-containing protein produces the protein MASPSDTTPQPHRRRAQLAQPAAKQGPGAMPPALLDALAIAVTQRVAGALPGDRRAAGVGAGTELAQIRPYAFGDDVRRIDAATTARTGEPHVRLEVPERTLTTWLALDVSSSMAFGTAARLKADVAEGVMLAIGRLALRHAGRVGIATFGDGDTRVQPPRGSKAGLVALRRTLNAGVARDGVADPHALADALGRVGRVARLPGLVVVVSDFRDQRDWARPLGVLRSRHAVLAVEVHDPREASIPPVGRIAVVDPETGRRVEVDTSRPRVREKFAAIEAERRETLASELRRLRVDHAALSTDEDWLLQLGRRLR
- a CDS encoding AAA family ATPase gives rise to the protein MDDLTTQQSPIDPDEDPRRALGEALHEIKRVIVGQDAMLERLLVSLLAGGHVLLEGVPGLAKTLTVRTLADVVGGTFRRVQFTPDLVPADLVGTRIWRPDTGRFDTELGPVFGNVLLADEINRAPAKVQSALLEVMQEHQVTIGGQSFPVPRPFLVLATQNPIESEGTYPLPEAQVDRFLMKLLVDYPTPGEEAAVVGRSLAGTAEVRQRLELPDLERYAATAVQVMVDRDIIAYAVALADATRHPGAHGMGDLAGMVEFGASPRGPIGLVHAARALAMLRGRGYVNAGDVRDLAPDVLRHRLVLSYDALSEGITADQILDRVLEAVPEPEDRYLHRSRGAAA
- a CDS encoding VWA domain-containing protein codes for the protein MSFGQPFFLLALLVVPALVVGYLTLQRDRARAAAAFAAPRMAASVAPQRPRWRRHVPLLAFLLAVTALVVALAQPQKTVAVPVEHAQIMLLTDVSGSMLATDVRPNRLVAARRAGQAFIDKVPKRVNVGIEAFNQVPQVLANPTTDRDALASALGRLSSSGGTATGEAIVTATRVLQQAPAQDGRKPPSAIVLLTDGVSVKGVDPVAAAQAAARLRIPVYTVTLGTPGGTITVLRDPRHPAAGTVTKPVPPDPASLERVAQASGGKAYSAETAGDLSDVYQRLGSQLGTKKEPRQITAGFAGLGLVLLGLGAALSLRFTGRLI
- a CDS encoding S1C family serine protease, producing the protein MTPPKHIWSGNWEHESEEDARRRAEAEQTRLDHPEQPDPQEAPTTVGRTHYPPSDEPDTPAPGMSRGRVAALALITAVVIGGAAFAAGALLDNGGDNSRKIARPAALPAVSSRPLTPNRGQTRAGAIYQAASPAVVSIRTSSGSGTGFLVDNEGTLVTNDHVVETARTVQVKFGTDGSTITGTVKGTDPSSDLAVVHIAPSSIPAKTKPLQFADSSGVSVGDVAIAIGNPFGLDRTVTEGIVSSLGRTLRAPNNYQIDGVIQTDAAINPGNSGGPLLDDGGKVIGINSQIATNGISNGNVGIGFAVPSNTVRQVLPGLKDGRTVEHAWLGVETQTATSASSSGAQIAGVTTGGPAESAGIQSGDVVTEIDGQKVQDADQLSTIINSKAPGDHITLKVNRNGRDESVGVTLKNRPNTPATNTP
- a CDS encoding aldose 1-epimerase; translation: MSGDVVTLQAGNWTARWVPSVGMVGVSLFGAGRELLGQMGGLDAYASRGSTFGIPLLHPWANRLAAFSYAVGGQEVALGAETPGLHTEERGLPIHGLLSGRRGWEVVDVSGTSVRSRFSFDTPDLLAAFPFPHDLEIAAVLSAGALTISTTLIPTSDQAVPVAFGWHPYFTLPGIDRDHLILRTPSMSRMLLDDHMIPTGETEPFGPRHAPIADTDWDDAFTNLGADPHFTLAGGGHELTVRFLEGYTHLQLYTPPGRAVVAIEPMTAPTNALRSHDHLRLTTEPFTATFAIDLSEAA